The Cannabis sativa cultivar Pink pepper isolate KNU-18-1 chromosome 8, ASM2916894v1, whole genome shotgun sequence genomic interval TAGCTAGTTTGTACTCTAGCTTGAAATGTCAGGTTTGTTTACTCATGAAGGTTAGGTAGGTTGAGTGGTCATACAATTAATATGttgtagttattttttttaaacggAGAAACCGTATGATGAAGACATTGATTGGACCAACGTTATTAGATTTGTTGAATTAATTTTCTTCTGTTGGTGGAAATTGTTGGGATAGATTTATAACAGACACAAAGAAGCTCTAATTTAGTTGACATACGTTATAAACATTATGCACTTTTGTTAAACTGTGTAACAAAttcaattagttacttttttcTGTGCATATACTTTTGATATCCTTTTTTCTTACTTGCTGTAAAATGATCAATCAACTACAAATAGCAAGATTGATTTTTCCTTCACATTACTTATGTCTGTGTCATTATTTACCTTCTCTATAGGTACCGTGCAATAACAAGTGCATACTATCGAGGAGCTGTCGGTGCATTGCTCGTCTACGATGTTACCAGGCATGTTACATTTGAGAACGTTGAGAGATGGTTGAAGGAGCTCCGTGATCATACTGATGCCAATATTGTGGTTATGCTTGTTGGGAACAAGGCAGACTTGAGGCACTTGCGCGCCATTTCTACAGAGGATGCCACAGCATTTGCGGAAAGAGAGAATACCTTTTTCATGGAAACCTCTGCCTTAGAGTCCTTGAATGTTGAGAACTCCTTCACTGAGGTGCTCACTCAGATATATCGTGTGGTTAGCAAGAAAGCTCTCGACATTGGTGATGATCCAGCAGCCTTGCCCAAGGGTCAAACCATTAGTGTTGGC includes:
- the LOC115700927 gene encoding ras-related protein RABA1f, whose amino-acid sequence is MGAYRTDDDYDYLFKVVLIGDSGVGKSNLLSRFTRNEFSLESKSTIGVEFATRSIQVDDKVVKAQIWDTAGQERYRAITSAYYRGAVGALLVYDVTRHVTFENVERWLKELRDHTDANIVVMLVGNKADLRHLRAISTEDATAFAERENTFFMETSALESLNVENSFTEVLTQIYRVVSKKALDIGDDPAALPKGQTISVGKDDVSAVKKVGCCSA